A stretch of the Agromyces larvae genome encodes the following:
- a CDS encoding sensor histidine kinase, whose translation MSTARFSAVRRHWDVALAVALVALAFVPGVEHQGVDLAELPDRPMDALGWTLLVAQGAAVAFVRRRPVASLAVVGTAFGAYQLLGYPTTFAALGLLVAVVAAGALARRPWVAAASAAVGYVLLAVALTWAASPTTPRDHIVFGMLLAALWAAGAWLRARSQAQELRRHESERRAVDLERSRIARELHDVITHHVTAMVIQADAAQVRADDREHTTAVLSAIGEAGRAALTDLRGLLGALDEAEDAPTTAPAVADLGDVIARARAAGQPVEYLREGPLRPLATAPALAVTRVVQEALTNAMKHARGAATVVRVRYEEDGVDVTVTTRSATEPGPGRGGGRGLIGLRERVALVGGRLEAAPVDGGFVVHARVPA comes from the coding sequence ATGTCTACCGCCCGGTTCTCAGCAGTACGTCGCCACTGGGACGTCGCGCTCGCAGTGGCGCTGGTCGCGTTGGCCTTCGTGCCCGGCGTCGAGCATCAGGGGGTCGACCTGGCCGAACTCCCCGACCGGCCGATGGACGCCCTGGGATGGACGCTGCTGGTGGCGCAGGGCGCGGCCGTCGCGTTCGTGCGGCGCCGGCCTGTGGCATCCCTGGCCGTCGTGGGCACGGCATTCGGCGCGTACCAGCTGCTGGGCTACCCGACGACGTTCGCCGCGCTGGGGCTGCTCGTCGCGGTGGTCGCGGCCGGGGCGCTGGCGCGCCGCCCGTGGGTCGCGGCCGCATCCGCCGCGGTCGGATACGTGCTGCTGGCGGTGGCGCTGACGTGGGCCGCGTCGCCGACCACGCCCCGCGACCACATCGTCTTCGGCATGCTGCTCGCCGCGCTCTGGGCGGCGGGGGCGTGGCTGCGCGCACGGTCGCAGGCCCAGGAGCTTCGCCGCCACGAGTCGGAGCGCCGGGCCGTCGACCTCGAACGCAGCCGCATCGCGCGAGAGCTGCACGATGTCATCACGCATCACGTCACCGCCATGGTGATCCAAGCCGATGCCGCGCAGGTCCGCGCCGACGATCGCGAGCACACCACGGCGGTGCTCTCGGCGATCGGCGAGGCGGGGCGTGCCGCGCTCACCGACCTCCGCGGTCTGCTCGGTGCGCTGGACGAGGCGGAGGATGCGCCGACCACGGCTCCGGCGGTGGCCGACCTCGGCGACGTGATCGCGCGGGCTCGCGCCGCCGGCCAACCGGTCGAGTATCTTCGGGAGGGGCCGCTCCGGCCGCTCGCGACCGCCCCTGCACTCGCGGTGACGCGGGTGGTGCAGGAGGCTCTGACGAACGCGATGAAGCACGCCCGCGGCGCTGCGACCGTGGTGCGCGTGCGCTACGAGGAGGACGGGGTCGATGTGACGGTGACCACGCGATCGGCGACCGAGCCCGGGCCGGGCCGGGGCGGCGGACGCGGACTGATCGGCCTGCGGGAGCGGGTCGCGCTCGTCGGCGGCCGGCTGGAGGCGGCGCCCGTCGATGGCGGGTTCGTCGTGCACGCCCGGGTTCCGGCGTGA
- a CDS encoding EamA family transporter gives MRNRATDLGLGAVATLGLGAPFVLISIAQQAMPTATMAAARVVLAAAMLVAVLAVARSPAAAARELGGLLRRHPLAVTVVAIGSAVAPNLLIGAAERHVPTGTIAVILATTPMWIALGATAVGASKLGSGALGADRLRARQWVALPFAILGVALAAGAAAPPESWPWCALALAASFSYAASALVLRRWLHRESALPVVAAEMLVAAVVLMPVAVVAGGQVRWDAAAWAAVAVAGIGCTGAGWLANTALMQRVGAAAASVTSYTSVVVSIALGVVVLAEPLTARVAAGTALLVASIALFVSPARRRAEPLRKDRIVLELSILGFLAESPMHAYELRRRISALTGHVRPVSDGALTPALRRLERRGLLERSESTESGGPPRIVFGLTAAGDDELLHRLRDADGSDVSDRNRWFTVLAFLHHLGDPAEQRAVLERRLAFLEEPSRGFFAEGTPGAQASPFRRGMNAMARDIWQSEHRWLSGAIAGLAT, from the coding sequence ATGCGAAACCGCGCGACCGATCTCGGCCTCGGCGCCGTCGCGACGCTCGGCCTCGGCGCGCCGTTCGTGCTCATCTCGATCGCCCAGCAGGCCATGCCCACGGCGACGATGGCCGCGGCGCGCGTCGTGCTCGCCGCCGCGATGCTCGTCGCCGTGCTCGCGGTCGCGCGATCGCCCGCGGCGGCGGCCCGCGAGCTCGGCGGTCTGCTGCGCCGGCACCCGCTCGCCGTCACCGTGGTCGCGATCGGCTCCGCGGTCGCACCGAACCTGCTCATCGGCGCGGCCGAGCGGCACGTGCCGACCGGGACGATCGCCGTCATCCTCGCGACGACGCCGATGTGGATCGCACTCGGCGCGACCGCCGTCGGCGCATCGAAGCTCGGCTCCGGCGCGCTCGGCGCCGACCGCCTCCGTGCTCGTCAGTGGGTCGCCCTGCCGTTCGCGATCCTCGGCGTCGCGCTCGCCGCCGGCGCCGCCGCGCCGCCCGAGTCCTGGCCGTGGTGCGCGCTCGCGCTCGCCGCGTCGTTCAGCTACGCGGCCTCCGCGCTCGTGCTGCGGCGGTGGCTGCACCGCGAGTCGGCATTGCCCGTGGTGGCGGCCGAGATGCTCGTCGCGGCCGTCGTGCTCATGCCGGTCGCCGTGGTCGCGGGCGGTCAGGTGCGCTGGGATGCCGCCGCCTGGGCGGCCGTCGCGGTCGCCGGCATCGGATGCACGGGCGCGGGCTGGCTCGCGAACACCGCACTCATGCAGCGGGTGGGGGCCGCCGCCGCCTCGGTCACCTCGTACACGTCGGTCGTCGTGTCGATCGCACTCGGCGTCGTCGTGCTCGCCGAGCCGCTCACCGCACGGGTCGCAGCCGGGACGGCGCTGCTCGTGGCATCCATCGCGCTCTTCGTCTCACCCGCCCGCCGCCGGGCGGAGCCGCTCCGGAAGGATCGCATCGTGCTCGAACTCTCGATCCTCGGCTTCCTCGCCGAGTCGCCCATGCACGCCTACGAACTGCGGCGTCGCATCTCCGCGCTCACCGGACACGTCCGACCCGTCAGCGACGGGGCGCTCACACCCGCGCTGCGCCGGCTCGAACGACGCGGACTGCTCGAACGATCCGAGTCCACCGAATCCGGCGGCCCGCCGAGGATCGTCTTCGGCCTCACGGCCGCCGGCGACGACGAACTGCTGCACCGGCTTCGCGACGCCGACGGGTCGGACGTGTCCGACCGCAACCGCTGGTTCACCGTGCTCGCGTTCCTGCACCACCTCGGCGATCCGGCCGAGCAGCGAGCGGTGCTCGAGCGACGCCTCGCGTTCCTGGAGGAGCCGTCGCGCGGATTCTTCGCCGAGGGCACCCCGGGTGCGCAGGCCTCGCCGTTCCGTCGGGGCATGAACGCGATGGCACGCGACATCTGGCAGAGCGAGCACCGCTGGCTCTCGGGCGCGATCGCGGGGCTCGCGACCTGA
- a CDS encoding MFS transporter: MTEPSRTHAAAHADAPPAGLREAWIALTGLSAVFLVEMLDNSILNVALPTIGRDLHASTTALQWATGAYAVVFGGLMLAFGALADRVGRRRIMLIGLVLLGLASLGTAFVATAGQLIAVRAAMGVAAAMTTPGSLALAFRLFDDDTLRVRATTVISTVGLVGLAIGPTVGGFVLAVAPWQVLLLVNVPIAALAFLGIRRGIRADRPEELHRDPIDWPGALLGTVAITAALVAPTIGIEPDATGWLPWATVALAVAAAAGFVARERRARHPLLDLRLIARPLVASGLAFKSAAGLATAGLSFLVTLQLQLDWGWTPAQAALGMLPQVIVLLAGGALIRPLMARVGLERAAWLSAAAVVCGLAVYSVLGRFGYAWVAVALMLVAAGMRVVGVVAGTNVMRGLPASRTTIGAAMVDTASEVATAVGIAISGSILAALFSGSLTETGWSAAQTAQFRTGVTVAGLALTALAGALVAWGVARARRGARERAAAQPAG, translated from the coding sequence ATGACCGAACCATCCCGCACGCACGCCGCCGCGCACGCCGACGCGCCGCCCGCCGGCCTCCGCGAAGCCTGGATCGCCCTGACCGGCCTGTCGGCGGTCTTCCTCGTCGAGATGCTCGACAACTCGATCCTGAACGTCGCGCTGCCGACGATCGGCCGCGACCTGCACGCCTCGACGACGGCGCTGCAGTGGGCGACCGGTGCGTACGCCGTGGTCTTCGGCGGTCTGATGCTCGCGTTCGGCGCGCTCGCCGACCGGGTCGGCCGGCGCAGGATCATGCTGATCGGGCTCGTCCTGCTCGGGCTCGCGAGCCTCGGGACCGCCTTCGTCGCCACCGCCGGGCAGCTCATCGCGGTGCGGGCGGCGATGGGCGTCGCCGCCGCCATGACGACGCCCGGATCGCTGGCGCTCGCGTTCCGGCTGTTCGACGACGACACGCTGCGGGTCCGCGCCACCACGGTGATCTCCACCGTCGGCCTGGTCGGGCTCGCGATCGGCCCCACCGTCGGCGGGTTCGTGCTCGCGGTCGCCCCGTGGCAGGTGCTGCTGCTCGTCAACGTGCCGATCGCGGCGCTGGCGTTCCTCGGCATCCGCCGCGGCATCCGCGCCGATCGTCCCGAGGAGCTGCACCGCGACCCGATCGACTGGCCGGGCGCGCTGCTCGGCACCGTCGCGATCACGGCCGCGCTCGTCGCGCCGACGATCGGCATCGAACCGGATGCCACGGGGTGGCTGCCGTGGGCGACGGTCGCGCTCGCCGTGGCGGCGGCCGCCGGGTTCGTCGCGCGCGAGCGTCGGGCGAGGCATCCGCTGCTCGACCTGCGGCTGATCGCCCGCCCGCTGGTGGCGAGCGGGCTCGCGTTCAAGAGCGCCGCGGGCCTGGCGACCGCCGGGCTGAGCTTCCTCGTGACGCTGCAGCTGCAACTCGACTGGGGGTGGACCCCCGCGCAGGCCGCCCTCGGGATGCTGCCCCAAGTGATCGTGCTGCTTGCGGGAGGCGCCCTGATCAGGCCGCTCATGGCCCGCGTCGGGCTTGAGCGGGCCGCCTGGCTGAGCGCCGCGGCGGTCGTGTGCGGGCTCGCCGTCTACAGCGTGCTCGGCCGGTTCGGGTACGCCTGGGTCGCGGTCGCGCTCATGCTGGTCGCGGCCGGGATGCGCGTGGTCGGCGTGGTCGCGGGCACCAACGTGATGCGCGGCCTGCCGGCGTCGCGGACGACGATCGGCGCGGCCATGGTGGACACGGCGAGCGAGGTCGCGACCGCGGTCGGCATCGCGATCAGCGGCAGCATCCTCGCCGCGCTGTTCTCGGGATCGCTCACGGAGACGGGATGGAGCGCCGCGCAGACCGCGCAGTTCCGCACCGGCGTCACCGTGGCCGGCCTCGCGCTCACCGCGCTCGCCGGTGCGCTCGTCGCCTGGGGTGTCGCGCGGGCGCGGCGCGGAGCGCGCGAACGGGCGGCGGCGCAGCCGGCGGGGTGA
- a CDS encoding SDR family NAD(P)-dependent oxidoreductase produces the protein MPSIAIFGAGRALGLSTARRFGRAGYDLDLVGRTDATLERLRDALRADGLDASLEVADLAEPGQVADVVDRLVRRRGAVPDLVLYSPGDVSRLPVAAPDLTAATLRSWLPLNLLSPVELVHAVLPGMTQRGSGTIVVAQGSAVRTPAPALASSSVPQAALLNYLAAIAVEAGERGVHIASLQIGQLIERSAAAELFAAGRFDDVEAGRLPSIDPDELAETVWKIGHAGGPLEVATLPAA, from the coding sequence ATGCCATCGATCGCCATCTTCGGAGCCGGGCGCGCGCTCGGCCTCTCGACCGCCCGCAGGTTCGGCCGCGCCGGGTACGACCTCGATCTCGTGGGCCGCACCGACGCGACCCTGGAGCGTCTTCGCGACGCGCTGCGCGCCGACGGGCTGGATGCGAGCCTCGAGGTCGCCGACCTCGCCGAGCCCGGGCAGGTCGCCGACGTCGTCGACCGCCTCGTCCGCCGCCGCGGGGCGGTTCCCGACCTCGTGCTCTACAGCCCGGGGGACGTGAGCCGACTGCCGGTGGCAGCCCCCGACCTGACGGCGGCGACGCTGCGCAGCTGGCTGCCGCTGAACCTGCTGTCGCCCGTCGAACTCGTGCACGCCGTGCTGCCGGGCATGACCCAGCGGGGTTCGGGAACCATCGTCGTCGCCCAGGGTTCCGCGGTGCGGACGCCGGCGCCCGCGCTCGCGAGCTCGAGCGTGCCGCAGGCGGCGCTGCTCAACTACCTGGCGGCGATCGCCGTCGAGGCCGGCGAACGAGGCGTGCACATCGCGAGCCTGCAGATCGGTCAGCTGATCGAGCGCAGCGCCGCGGCCGAGCTGTTCGCCGCTGGCCGCTTCGACGACGTCGAGGCGGGGCGGCTGCCGAGCATCGACCCCGACGAACTCGCGGAGACGGTCTGGAAGATCGGTCACGCGGGCGGGCCGCTCGAGGTCGCCACGCTGCCGGCCGCCTGA
- a CDS encoding MarR family winged helix-turn-helix transcriptional regulator gives MEPDAGRTAADLRLAVGRLVRRARRETATLPPSQMAVLGRLDRDGPQTVAALAAAERVSHQSMTRLVGGLIDDGLATPLSPPPGADRRRKPLGLTEAGSAALREQRSVRSSHLARAIEARLSPAEHRALAAAIPLLERLAEE, from the coding sequence ATGGAGCCTGATGCGGGGCGGACCGCGGCCGACCTCCGATTGGCCGTCGGCCGCCTGGTGCGCCGCGCGCGACGCGAGACCGCGACCCTGCCCCCGTCGCAGATGGCCGTGCTCGGCCGCCTCGACCGCGACGGTCCGCAGACGGTCGCCGCACTCGCCGCCGCCGAACGCGTGAGCCATCAGTCGATGACACGCCTCGTGGGCGGGCTGATCGACGACGGTCTCGCCACGCCGCTCAGCCCGCCCCCCGGCGCCGATCGTCGGCGCAAGCCGCTCGGCCTCACCGAGGCGGGGTCGGCCGCGCTGCGCGAGCAGCGCAGCGTACGATCCAGCCACCTCGCCCGGGCCATCGAGGCCCGCCTCTCCCCCGCCGAGCACCGTGCGCTCGCCGCCGCGATCCCCCTGCTGGAGCGGCTCGCGGAGGAGTGA
- a CDS encoding isochorismatase family protein encodes MSAHLPGTRPALVLIDLQRGIAALPLAHPAADVLAASARLARVFRDAAAPVVRVRVAFSPDGGDALTAPVDAPPPAVAPGPDFATLCDEIGDGPTDLHITKHGWDAFHGTELDLQLRRRGIDTIVYAGISTSVGVESTARHGRELGYAQVFVRDAMSDLVASAHERALSVIFPRIGRVTTTEAIVGAGAGVSPE; translated from the coding sequence ATGTCTGCACACCTCCCGGGCACTCGCCCCGCGCTCGTCCTGATCGACCTCCAGCGCGGCATCGCCGCACTCCCGCTCGCCCACCCGGCCGCGGACGTGCTCGCCGCGTCCGCCCGCCTGGCGCGGGTGTTCCGCGATGCGGCGGCCCCCGTCGTCCGCGTCCGCGTCGCGTTCTCGCCCGACGGCGGCGACGCCCTCACCGCCCCGGTCGACGCGCCGCCGCCCGCGGTCGCCCCCGGCCCCGACTTCGCCACCCTCTGCGACGAGATCGGCGACGGCCCGACCGACCTGCACATCACCAAGCACGGCTGGGACGCCTTCCACGGCACCGAGCTCGACCTGCAACTGCGGCGCCGCGGCATCGACACGATCGTCTACGCGGGCATCTCCACCTCGGTCGGCGTCGAGTCCACGGCGCGCCACGGTCGCGAACTCGGCTACGCGCAGGTCTTCGTGCGCGACGCGATGAGCGACCTCGTGGCGTCCGCCCACGAGCGTGCGCTGTCGGTCATCTTCCCCCGCATCGGCCGCGTGACCACGACGGAGGCGATCGTGGGTGCCGGGGCGGGCGTCAGCCCCGAATGA
- a CDS encoding sulfite exporter TauE/SafE family protein — MPDFTWTGWLLLALAAFAVGASKSGMPAFGTIPAALFATVLPAKASTGAVLGLLLVGDLIAVRMYHASADWAILRRLFPPVVVGVLVGVVALRFADDSAVRRGIGAILVALVAVRLLLMLRGRASGGAVAAAPPGRRRLAWLFGPLGGFTTMVANAAGPVMTLYFTASRLPVSAILGTAAWYFLLVNAFKVPFSVGLGLMTPQSLLLDLVLVPALLVGAFAGRALARRLSPVRFERIVLVLTLAAGLYLLIRG, encoded by the coding sequence GTGCCCGACTTCACCTGGACCGGCTGGCTGCTGCTCGCCCTCGCCGCGTTCGCCGTCGGCGCGTCGAAGAGCGGCATGCCCGCCTTCGGCACCATTCCCGCTGCGCTCTTCGCGACCGTGCTGCCTGCGAAGGCCTCGACCGGGGCGGTGCTCGGCCTGCTGCTGGTCGGAGACCTCATCGCGGTGCGGATGTATCACGCGAGTGCCGACTGGGCGATCCTCAGGCGGCTCTTCCCACCGGTCGTTGTCGGGGTGCTGGTCGGGGTCGTCGCGCTGCGGTTCGCCGACGACTCGGCGGTGCGGCGCGGCATCGGGGCGATCCTCGTCGCGCTCGTGGCGGTGCGTCTGCTGCTCATGCTGCGGGGGCGGGCCTCCGGCGGCGCGGTCGCTGCCGCGCCGCCGGGTCGCCGGCGGCTGGCGTGGCTGTTCGGGCCGCTCGGCGGGTTCACCACGATGGTCGCCAATGCCGCCGGCCCGGTGATGACGCTCTACTTCACGGCGTCGCGGCTGCCGGTGTCGGCGATCCTCGGGACCGCGGCGTGGTACTTCCTGCTCGTGAACGCCTTCAAGGTGCCGTTCTCGGTCGGGCTCGGCCTGATGACGCCGCAGTCGCTGCTGCTCGACCTGGTGCTGGTTCCGGCGTTGCTCGTCGGCGCGTTCGCCGGCCGGGCGCTGGCCCGCCGGCTCTCTCCGGTGCGGTTCGAGCGGATCGTGCTCGTGCTCACGCTCGCGGCGGGGCTGTACCTGCTCATTCGGGGCTGA
- a CDS encoding SDR family NAD(P)-dependent oxidoreductase, whose protein sequence is MDIRGKVFVVTGAGNGIGREVALQLLAGGASVAGVDLSEAGLAETSRRAGAGPRFTTHTANITDRAAIEALPAAVTAEHGAPDGIVNVAGVIQKFVKVIDLPYDEIEKVMNVNFWGVVHMVKAFLPGLVERPSAAIVNVSSMGALAPVPGQAVYGASKAAVMLLTEALYAELLGSNVQVTAIYPGAIATDIASNSGVAIGGGQTAEEAAASSTRKMTSAPDAGRVIVEAIEKGRFRATIGSDASMIDKISRLSPKRATEMIAKQMGDLLA, encoded by the coding sequence ATGGACATCAGGGGCAAGGTCTTCGTGGTCACGGGGGCCGGCAACGGCATCGGGCGCGAGGTCGCGCTGCAACTCCTCGCCGGCGGAGCATCCGTCGCCGGCGTCGACCTGAGCGAGGCCGGGCTCGCCGAGACGAGTCGCCGGGCCGGGGCCGGCCCGCGCTTCACGACGCACACCGCGAACATCACCGACCGGGCCGCGATCGAAGCGCTGCCGGCCGCCGTCACGGCCGAACACGGCGCGCCCGACGGCATCGTGAACGTCGCCGGGGTCATCCAGAAGTTCGTGAAGGTGATCGACCTGCCGTACGACGAGATCGAGAAGGTCATGAACGTGAACTTCTGGGGCGTCGTGCACATGGTGAAGGCGTTCCTGCCGGGGCTGGTCGAACGACCCTCGGCCGCGATCGTGAACGTGTCGAGCATGGGCGCCCTCGCGCCCGTGCCCGGGCAGGCGGTGTACGGGGCATCCAAGGCCGCGGTGATGCTGCTCACCGAAGCGCTGTACGCCGAACTGCTCGGCTCGAACGTGCAGGTCACCGCGATCTACCCGGGCGCCATCGCGACCGACATCGCCTCGAACTCGGGCGTCGCCATCGGCGGCGGGCAGACCGCGGAGGAGGCGGCCGCGTCGAGCACGCGGAAGATGACGAGCGCACCCGATGCGGGCCGGGTGATCGTCGAGGCGATCGAGAAGGGCAGGTTCCGCGCCACGATCGGGTCGGATGCCTCGATGATCGACAAGATCTCGCGCCTCAGCCCCAAACGTGCCACCGAGATGATCGCCAAGCAGATGGGCGACCTGCTCGCCTGA
- a CDS encoding PspA/IM30 family protein — protein sequence MSSNSQRVRTMFRAKTSKALDQFEDPRDTLDDSYDQQVKLLQQVRRAVAEVATAKKRIELQGQEMGARYARLDAQASEALAQGREDLARAAIERRMMLEGQVGALQRQRASLVQQTAHLQERERRLTDQVAAFRIEKETIKATYTASEAQVRANEAVSGLSSSIQDVGSSLDRARDRVKQMQARAAATDELLANGALTDLTAAPDADIERQLAAVVADAEIDRRMRALRSGTTTTDASPARRGDEPEAWLGIGRPEA from the coding sequence ATGAGCAGCAACAGCCAGCGGGTGCGCACGATGTTCCGCGCGAAGACCTCGAAGGCGCTCGACCAGTTCGAAGACCCGCGCGACACCCTCGATGACAGTTACGACCAGCAGGTGAAACTGCTTCAGCAGGTTCGCCGGGCCGTGGCCGAGGTCGCGACCGCGAAGAAGCGCATCGAACTGCAGGGGCAGGAGATGGGCGCCCGCTACGCGCGGCTCGACGCGCAGGCCTCCGAGGCGCTGGCGCAGGGGCGCGAAGACCTGGCCCGCGCCGCGATCGAACGCCGCATGATGCTCGAAGGCCAGGTCGGCGCGCTGCAGCGCCAGCGCGCGTCGCTCGTGCAGCAGACCGCGCATCTGCAGGAACGCGAGCGCCGCCTCACCGATCAGGTCGCCGCCTTCCGCATCGAGAAGGAGACGATCAAGGCGACCTACACGGCGTCCGAGGCGCAGGTCCGCGCGAACGAGGCGGTCTCGGGGCTGAGTTCGTCGATCCAGGACGTCGGGTCGAGCCTCGACCGGGCCCGCGACCGCGTCAAGCAGATGCAGGCCCGCGCCGCCGCGACCGACGAGCTGCTCGCGAACGGCGCCCTCACTGACCTCACGGCCGCGCCCGATGCCGATATCGAGCGGCAGCTCGCGGCGGTCGTCGCCGACGCCGAGATCGACCGGCGGATGCGGGCGCTGCGGTCGGGCACGACCACGACGGATGCCTCGCCGGCTCGCCGCGGCGACGAGCCCGAGGCGTGGCTCGGCATCGGCCGGCCCGAGGCGTAG
- a CDS encoding formylglycine-generating enzyme family protein, which translates to MPDLEMAHLPAGAVTLHDARREERRTVELEPFEIGVFAVTEEQLAEAIGVPARHPLRPATDVTWLRAVRCCNAMSEWEGLDPAYTFDGLDVRWDVSADGYRLPTEAEWEYACRAGSTGPHYGLLAEVAWTAADGVTAPQRVGLKLPNLNGLFDTLGNVWEWCWDLLDPARYDDYRVFRGGGFADNAWSVRASTRRGGAPGMHHEDVGFRVARGGFDGEDAAQGWSLAADRERATLDGPLPPGWTPRR; encoded by the coding sequence ATGCCCGACCTCGAGATGGCGCACCTGCCCGCGGGCGCGGTGACGCTGCACGACGCCCGCCGCGAGGAGCGGCGCACGGTCGAGCTCGAACCGTTCGAGATCGGGGTGTTCGCCGTCACCGAGGAACAGCTCGCCGAAGCGATCGGCGTGCCGGCGAGGCATCCGCTGCGCCCTGCGACCGACGTGACCTGGCTGCGCGCCGTGCGGTGCTGCAATGCGATGTCGGAGTGGGAGGGCCTCGACCCCGCCTACACGTTCGACGGCCTCGACGTGCGGTGGGACGTGTCGGCCGACGGGTACCGGCTGCCCACCGAGGCCGAGTGGGAGTACGCCTGCCGAGCGGGCTCGACCGGGCCGCACTACGGCCTGCTCGCCGAGGTCGCGTGGACCGCGGCCGACGGCGTGACCGCGCCGCAGCGGGTCGGCCTCAAGCTGCCCAACCTGAACGGCCTGTTCGACACCCTCGGCAACGTGTGGGAGTGGTGCTGGGACCTGCTCGACCCGGCCCGCTACGACGACTACCGGGTGTTCCGGGGCGGCGGATTCGCCGACAACGCCTGGAGCGTGCGCGCGTCGACCCGCCGCGGCGGCGCGCCCGGCATGCACCACGAGGACGTCGGCTTCCGCGTCGCCCGCGGCGGCTTCGACGGCGAGGATGCTGCGCAGGGCTGGTCGCTCGCCGCCGACCGCGAGCGCGCGACCCTCGACGGGCCGCTGCCGCCCGGCTGGACGCCGAGGCGGTAG
- a CDS encoding iron chaperone, with protein sequence MAGTEASGLTKEERDAVKQRAKELREQEKAGKNRAAGEKAVLEAIAALEPGDRELAEGLHRVVAEVAPDLVPKTYYGMPGYANDAGKIVVFIQPASKFKARYATIGFEDRAALDDGDLWPIGFAIRAWTPAVEQTVTDLVRKAVG encoded by the coding sequence ATGGCCGGCACCGAAGCATCCGGACTCACCAAGGAAGAGCGCGACGCGGTCAAGCAGCGCGCGAAGGAACTGCGCGAACAGGAGAAGGCGGGCAAGAACCGGGCCGCCGGCGAGAAGGCCGTGCTCGAGGCGATCGCCGCGCTCGAGCCCGGCGATCGCGAGCTCGCCGAGGGGCTCCACCGGGTCGTCGCCGAGGTGGCTCCCGACCTCGTGCCGAAGACCTACTACGGCATGCCGGGCTACGCGAACGATGCGGGCAAGATCGTCGTCTTCATCCAGCCCGCGAGCAAGTTCAAGGCCCGCTACGCGACGATCGGGTTCGAAGACCGCGCGGCCCTCGACGACGGCGACCTGTGGCCGATCGGGTTCGCGATCCGCGCCTGGACGCCCGCGGTCGAGCAGACCGTCACCGACCTGGTGCGCAAGGCGGTGGGCTGA
- a CDS encoding ABC transporter permease, whose amino-acid sequence MSVQESATVSVAVHEARGPEPRRLRAWWVRNWHPIVFALAVLLVWWVATALNWVAPYIIPSPAATWAAFTDNAAYLAQQTWVTTYETVIGFLIAIVIGIAVAVVMVYSKGVEQTLYPVILFAQVIPKIAIAPLFVVWLGFGMAPKILVAVLMAFFPVAIAGLSGLRSVDPEILQLTSTMGAGKLKTFLKVRLPAALPELLSGLKVAATLAVTGAVVGEFVGANEGLGYVILQANGNLDTAMLFAALIIMSLLGVVLFAIIQIAERFLIPWHASRRDVRAVTVQA is encoded by the coding sequence ATGTCAGTGCAAGAGTCGGCCACGGTTTCGGTGGCGGTCCACGAGGCACGCGGTCCGGAGCCGCGCCGCCTGCGGGCGTGGTGGGTGCGCAATTGGCATCCGATCGTGTTCGCGCTCGCCGTCCTGCTGGTCTGGTGGGTGGCCACGGCGCTCAACTGGGTCGCGCCGTACATCATCCCGTCGCCCGCGGCGACCTGGGCCGCGTTCACCGACAACGCCGCGTACCTCGCGCAGCAGACCTGGGTGACCACGTACGAGACGGTCATCGGCTTCCTGATCGCGATCGTGATCGGCATCGCGGTGGCCGTCGTCATGGTCTACTCGAAGGGCGTCGAGCAGACGCTCTATCCGGTCATCCTGTTCGCGCAGGTCATCCCGAAGATCGCGATCGCGCCGTTGTTCGTGGTGTGGCTCGGTTTCGGCATGGCGCCGAAGATCCTGGTCGCCGTGCTGATGGCGTTCTTCCCCGTCGCGATCGCCGGGCTCTCGGGTCTGCGGTCGGTCGATCCCGAGATCCTCCAGCTCACCTCGACGATGGGCGCCGGCAAGCTCAAGACGTTCCTCAAGGTGCGGCTGCCCGCCGCCCTGCCCGAACTGCTCTCCGGGCTGAAGGTCGCCGCGACGCTCGCCGTCACCGGTGCGGTCGTCGGCGAGTTCGTCGGGGCGAACGAGGGCCTCGGCTACGTGATCCTCCAGGCGAACGGCAACCTCGACACCGCGATGCTGTTCGCGGCGCTGATCATCATGTCGCTGCTCGGCGTCGTGCTGTTCGCGATCATCCAGATCGCCGAGCGGTTCCTCATCCCGTGGCATGCGTCGCGGCGCGATGTGCGCGCCGTGACGGTGCAGGCCTGA